The genomic segment GAATCCATTTGCTCACCAAAAGCGCTTTGGGTATTGGTCATCCGGGCAACCCGGCCGTCTAAGCTGTCGAGCACCATCGCGCAAAAAATACCTGCAGCAGCAAGATCAAAGCGCCCATTCATTGCCATGACAATGGCGTAAAAGCCACCGAACAAGGCGGCCAAAGTAAACAGGTTCGGCAGCACATAGATGCCTTTGCGCCGGTTTTTAACACCGCCACCATTACCGGTCGAACCTTGGGTTTCTATTCCATCATGCATGCCATCTCCAGGGAGGGCCTTTGAGGCCCAATACGTTCCAAAACAACCGGAACAAAGTCAGGCACGCAGTGTAAGCCAGTGCGCGATCCATCCATAGAAGAACCCCCAAAGCAAAAGGCCACCGAAGTGGCCTTTTGCGTTAAGCCACAGCGGCTTAGTTGCGGGTCTGGTCAACCAGCTTGTTCTTGGCGATCCAAGGCATCATGGCGCGCAACTGCGCACCCACCACTTCGATCGAATGATCAGCAGTGTTACGACGACGTGCGGTCATGCTTGGGTAGTTCAAGCGGCCTTCCTGGATGAACATCTTGGCGTAGTCACCGTTCTGGATACGCTTCAAAGCGTTGCGCATAGCCTTGCGGGATTCTTCGTTGATGACCTCAGGGCCTGTCACGTACTCACCGAACTCCGCATTGTTGGAGATGGAGTAGTTCATGTTGGCAATGCCGCCTTCGTAGATCAGGTCCACGATCAGCTTCAGTTCGTGCAAGCACTCGAAGTACGCCATTTCAGGTGCGTAGCCGGCTTCCACAAGAGTCTCGTAACCCATTTTGATCAACTCGACAGCGCCACCGCACAAGACAGCCTGCTCACCGAACAAGTCGGTTTCAGTTTCTTCCTTGAAGTTGGTCTCAATGATGCCGGCCTTGCCGCCACCGTTGGCCATCGCGTAGCTCAGAGCCAAGTCACGGGCTTTACCGGACTTGTCCTGGTGGACAGCGACCAAGTGAGGCACGCCACCACCTTGGGTGTAGGTGTTACGCACAGTGTGGCCGGGAGCCTTGGGAGCCACCATCCAGACGTCCAGATCGGCGCGGGGCACGACTTGGTTGTAATGCACGTTGAAACCGTGGGCAAAGGCCAAAGAAGCGCCCTGCTTGATGTTAGGAGCGACGTTGTTGGTGTACACCTCGCCGATTTGCTCATCAGGCAACAAGATCATGACAACGTCAGCCGCCTTGACTGCATCGTTCACTTCCATCACGGTCAAGCCGGCTTTGCCGACTTTGTCCCAAGAAGCTCCGCCCTTGCGCAGACCGACCACGACCTTCACGCCGCTGTCGTTCAAGTTTTGCGCGTGTGCGTGGCCTTGGCTGCCGTAACCGATGATGGCAACTGTCTTGCCCTTGATCAGGCTCAGGTCACAATCCTTGTCGTAAAAAACTTTCATTTTTCTCTCCGAAATAAATATTGGCGAAAAGCGCCCTGTTGCAAAAACTACCTAAGCTCGGGGCGAACGGTAAACACTGTCGCCAAACAATCCCTGTGTGTTGAGCCAGCCGAAGCGCACACAGGAAAACCTTCATCAAACCCGCAGAATGCGCTCGCCGCGACCGATGCCACTGGAGCCGGTTCGCACCGTCTCCAGAATGGCGGTGCGCTCGATAGCTTCCAGGAACGCATCGTTCTTGGATTGATCGCCTGTGAGCTCGATGGTGTAACTCTTTTCAGTCACATCGATGATGCGGCCACGGAAGATGTCCGCCATACGCTTCATCTCTTCGCGCTCCTTGCCCACCGCACGGACCTTCACCATCATGAGTTCACGCTCAATGTAGGCGCCTTCCGTCAGGTCCACCACCTTCACCACTTCAATCAGGCGATTCAGGTGCTTGGTAATTTGTTCGATCACGTCGTCCGAACCATGGGTCTGGATCGTCATGCGCGACAAGCTCGGATCTTCCGTGGGAGCCACGGTCAAGGATTCAATGTTGTAACCACGGGCCGAAAACAAACCCACGACACGCGACAAGGCGCCTGGCTCGTTCTCCAGCAAAACTGCAATGATGTGTTTCATAAATACCGATTCCTCTTTTCGCTGCCCTCCCCGTACGGCGGTAACCGCACAGCTTGGCAGACAATAGATTCTTCAAAAATGATAGCAGCTCGCGCACACGGGGTGTGCGCTAGAGCACTATTTGACGTAAATCCGCTTAAAGGTCCTCAGAACCAAGCAGCATCTCTGTGATGCCCTTGCCGGCCTGGACCATGGGGAACACGTTTTCAGTCGGGTCCGTGCGGAAGTCCATGAACACCGTGCGGTCCTTCAGTTTGCGGGCCTCGCGCAGAGCGGGCTCCACATCTTGAGGGCGCTCAATCAACATACCGACGTGACCGTAAGCTTCCGCCAACTTCACAAAGTTCGGCAGTGCGTCCATGTAGCTGTGGCTGTAGCGGCCTTCGTATTCCACCTCTTGCCACTGACGCACCATCCCGAGGAAGCGGTTATTCAAAGAGCAGATCTTGATCGGCGTGTTGTACTGCAGGCAGGTGGAAAGCTCCTGGATATTCATCTGCACCGAGCCTTCGCCGGTAATACAGAACACCTCGCTTTGCGGCTTGGCCAGTTTGATGCCCATGGCATAGGGAATGCCCACGCCCATGGTTCCCAGACCACCGGAATTGATCCAGCGACGTGGCTCGTCAAACTTGTAGTACTGCGCAGCCCACATCTGGTGCTGACCCACATCGGACGTGATGTAGGTGTCCGCATCTTTGGTCATGTTCCAAAGCGTTTCCACCACGAACTGGGGCTTGATCACATCCCCATTGCCGGGGTTGTACTTCATGCAATCGCGCTTGCGCCAGCCTTCAATCGTGTCCCACCAACCGCCCAATGCGTTCGCGTCAGGCTTGGTGGAACCCTCGCGGATCATGGCGATCATTTCGTTGAGCACGTCTTTAACGTCGCCCACGATCGGGATATCCACCTTCACCCGCTTGGAGATGCTGGATGGGTCGATATCGATATGGATGATCTTGCGTTCGTTCTGGGCAAAGTGCTTGGGATTGCCAATCACGCGGTCGTCAAAGCGTGCACCGACAGCCAGCAGCACATCGCAGTTCTGCATCGCGTTGTTGGCCTCGACGGTACCGTGCATGCCCAGCATGCCGAGAAACTTACGGTCGCTCGCCGGGTACGCGCCCAAGCCCATCAAAGTGTTGGTGCAGGGGTAGCCCAGCATGTCCACCAGCGTGCGGAGTTCGTTGGAAGCGTTACTCAGCAACACGCCGCCACCGGTGTAGATGTAAGGACGCTTAGCCGCCAACAACAGTTGCAAGGCCTTGCGGATTTGTCCGCCATGGCCCTTGCGCACCGGGTTGTAGGAGCGCATTTCCACGCTCTCGGGGTAACCATGGTAGGGCACCTTCTTGAAGGACACATCCTTCGGAATATCCACCACCACAGGGCCGGGACGGCCACTGCGCGCGATGTGGAAAGCCTTCTTCATCACGTCCGCCATGTCCTTGGCGTCTTTCACCAAGAAGTTGTGCTTCACGATGGGGCGCGTAATACCGACGGTGTCGCACTCTTGGAATGCGTCCAGTCCGATCGCGTGCGTAGGCACCTGACCGGAAATAATCACCATGGGGATGCTGTCCATGTAAGCGGTAGCAATACCGGTCACTGCATTGGTCAGACCCGGCCCGGATGTCACCAGCGCCACGCCGACATCACCGGTCGCACGGGCATAGCCGTCTGCAGCATGCACAGCTGCTTGCTCGTGACGTACCAGGACGTGCTGAATGGTGTCTTGTTTGTAGAAAGCGTCGTAAATGTGAAGAACTGCACCACCGGGGTAGCCCCAGATGTACTTGACGTTTTCGGCTTGAAGCGCTTTGACGAGGACTTCCGCGCCCCTCAACTCGGGAACAGCGGCGGATTTGGATGCGGATGCTGCCGAAGCGATTTCGGCTTTAGAAATTTCCATGATGAACCTTTGTGAATTTCTCTGACGAAAAACCTTGGGTGCCCCTTCGCAAACACTTGTGGAGTCGCGTCGGGACTTAAGATCAAAGCCATGAGCGCATTGAATGTTGCGCCGGACCAGGACCCGTTTGCCTTTTAATTGCACCCCTATTATGGCATTGCTGGCACCCCATCCCTGAGAAGGCAACGAGCAGACAAGCTTGAAGTGCAATAATCTGCGACGTAGATGCCGCCGAATGCACGCTCCAAGTGCACGGTGCGCCCCCTTTTTTGCCAGCAATGGCCTTGTCAATTGGCAACCGAAAAAGAACTTTCCGACTTTTTGAAGAGTGTTGAAAAACGGGCCTTCAAACGTGCGGCATACCATGTCCGCAACGATGAGTCCGCCCTGGACATTGTTCAAGACAGCATGATGAAACTGGCTGAACACTACGGACACAAGCCCGTGGAAGAGCTGCCTATGCTGTTTCAACGTATCCTGTCCAACAGCACCCTCGACTGGTTTCGCCGGCAAAAGACCTATAGCGCATTGTTTTCGACGCTCAGTGACTTTGAATCAGGAACTGAAGACGAAGATTTCAATCTACTCGAATCTCTGGTCACCGACCAAGGCGGCGAACAGGCAGAGAGCACAGAGACCCAGACAGAACGGGCACAAACCCTAAGATCTATTGAAGAAGAGGTTTTACGACTGCCGCCCCGTCAACGGGAAGCCTTCCTGATGCGTTATTGGGAGGATATGGATGTCGCGGAAACTGCGACTGCGATGGGCTGTTCACAAGGCAGCGTAAAAACACACTGTTCCCGAGCGGTGCAAGCCTTGGGCAATGCGTTAAGAGGAAAGGGAATCCGGCTATGAAAAAAACTGTAGCGCACCGTTCCGGTGCTGATATTGAGAAAGCCGTGGCCCGTGCAATTGCTTCGCGCCTCCATGAGGGCGCACAAGACCTGCCTCACGACATTACAGAGCGGCTCAAAGCGGCCCGTGTTCAAGCGGTGGCAAAACGCAAAATCGTTCTCGAACCAGTATCAGCCAGCCAAGCTGTATTGGCGTCTGCCGGGCAAGCCGGCATGCAGATGGGATCCGGATTCAAAAATCTTTGGATGCAGTTGGGTTCTTGGTTGCCTTTGCTCGCTTTGATCGCCGGCATGTTGGTCATCGACACCTTGCAAGACGAGTTCAGCGCCCAGGAAATCGCCGATGTGGACATTCAACTGCTGACAGATCCTTTGCCTCCGGCGGCCTACACCGACCCGGGTTTTGCACAATTTTTACGTACGAACCAAGAAAAATAAGTCAGAGAGCACCCGACTCTTTATGAAGCACTTCTCCAGCAAACTCAACCTCATACCTGTGGGCTTGATCGCTGCATGTCTCGTAGCAACTTGCCTGGGTATCAGCGCTCCCGCCCATGGTCAGACCGCATCAGTGCTGCCGAGTGTGCCCGCTTCGACCAATTTGAACTGGACGGCCTTGAGTGCGGGACAAAAAATTGCACTAGCTCCTCTAAAGGATAGCTGGGACACCTTGGCCGACGGACACCGCAGGAAGTGGATCGCCTTGTCGCAAAATTTTTCTGCCATGTCCGCGGCAGACAAAGAGACACTGCACAGCCGGATGGCCGAATGGGCAGCACTGAAGCCGAAGGAACGGCAGCAAGCACGGTTAAATTTTGCTGAAACAAAGAAGACACCTGCAGCGGACCGACTGTCCAACTGGGAAGCCTACCAAGCACTGAGCCAAGAGGAAAAAGACGCTCTAGCGCGCAAAGGGGCTGCCAAACCAGCAGGTGCAGCGGTAGCCGCCAAAGCGCCTCCGCCCCAGAAGTTAACGCCTGTACCCGTGACCCGGAATTCACCGGAAACCCACCGGGAACGACTGGCTGCTCAGCAGCCCGTTGATCGCAACACACTCCTGCCCCTCGCCCCAGCTTCCAAAACAAGCAGCGCAAATTAGCGGTTTGATCCAGCTGCTGCTCTTTGGTGCTTGCGCCTGCCTACAATCGCAGCTTCTTTGAAAACAGAACGGGCTCGGGATGATCAATGGTGCGATAACCCCAGGACTCTGGCGACGCATGGCTTGCTGGATTTATGAGGGTATCTTGTTGTTCGGCGTGGTGTTTTTGGCGGGTTACATTTTTGGTACTCTGAGCCAGACCCGGTATGCACTGGACAACCGCCATGCCCTTCAAGGCTTTTTGTTCCTTGTGCTGGGTATTTACTTTGTGTGGTTTTGGGCGCACGGCCAAACGCTCGCGATGAAAACCTGGAACATCCGCGTGGTGGGTGTCGATGGCCAAAAAATCACCCAGCTGCGGGCACTGGGGCGCTACGTATTGAGCTGGGTCTGGTTTTTGCCACCGTTGGCAGCGGTGTATCCATTTCAACTGTCTGGCCCAGAGATTACGGTGATCTGCATAGGCTGGGTAGCCGTCTGGGCGATTTTGAGTCGCTTTCACCCCCAAAACCAGTTCTGGCACGATGTGCTGGCGGGCACTCGCCTGGTCCATTCCGCGCCCATGAGCCGCTGAATACAAAGACATCCATCTATGCCAGCCCCATCCCTGCCCCCTGTTGATCCTGCGGTAAATCCTCAGAAGCTTCGCCGGGGTTTAAGCCGCGTGCTTCACGCTACCCGCTACTCATGGGCCGGATTGCAGGCGGGGTGGAACGAGACAGCATTCAGGCAGGAGTGCATCCTTGCGTTGGTGCTTCTGCCCGCCTCATTTTTTATCGGGCAAACTTGGGTTGAATGCGCAGTTTTAGCGGCCAGCGTCGTCGCAGTGATGGTCGTGGAATTGCTCAATACGGCGGTCGAGTCTGTTGTCGACCGCGTCGGCCCCGAATGGCATTCGCTGTCCAAACGGGCCAAGGATATCGGCAGCGCTGCAGTGTTGCTGAGCTTGTTGCTGTGCGCCGCGATATGGGGTGCCGCTCTGTGGGCGCGCTTTGCGCCTCACTTGAGCTGAAAACTTAGACGGCGGACTCGTCCTGTTCGCCAGTACGAATACGCACTACTCGCTCTACACTCGTGACGAAGATCTTTCCGTCGCCGATCTTGCCGGTATGCGCGGCTTTCACAATGGCGTCTACACAGCGATCCACATCTTCGGTTTTCACCACCACTTCCACCTTCATCTTGGGCAGAAAGTCGACAACATACTCAGCGCCACGGTACAGCTCGGTGTGACCTTTTTGGCGACCAAAGCCTTTGACTTCCGTCACTGTCAAACCTGTCACGCCGCATTCAGCCAAAGCTTCACGGACCTCTTCTAGTTTGAAAGGTTTGACGACTGCGGTAATTTGTTTCATCTGCTTGTCCAGTTAAAAAATCAGGCCCGAAAACGGTTGGTAATAGGATAACGCCAATCTTTGCCGAAGCTGCGGTGCGTCACGCGGATTCCGACAGGCGCTTGGCGGCGCTTGTATTCATTGATTTTGATGAGTCGAGTCACCCGCTCTACATCTTCCACACGGTAGCCAGCGGCGATGATCCCCTCGATGCTCTCGTCATTTTCCATGTAGCGCTCCAGAATGCCATCCAGCACCTCATAGGGTGGCAGACTGTCCTGGTCTTTCTGGTCAGGCCGCAGCTCGGCACTGGGCGGACGGGTGATGATGCGCTCTGGAATCGGGGCCAGACCGGTGCCGTAAGGGTCATGGGTATTACGCCACCACGCGAGCTTGAACACCGTGGTTTTGGCCAGGTCTTTGATGACTGCGAAGCCGCCCGCCATGTCTCCGTAGAGCGTGCAATAGCCGGTCGCCATCTCGGACTTGTTTCCAGTCGTCAGCACAATACTGCCGAATTTGTTGGACAAGGCCATCAGCAAGGTCCCACGGATGCGTGCCTGGATGTTCTCTTCGGTCGTGTCTTCTGCACGCCCCGCAAACTCTGAAGCCAATGAGGCCTTGAAAGCCTCGAACTCCGGCACGATGGAAATTTCGTCGTACCGCACGCCCATGCGGGCCGCCATGTCCCGGGCATCGATCCAGCTGATGTCCGCGGTGTACGGAGAAGGCATCATGACCGTGCGCACCTTGTCGGCACCGAGCGCATCGACTGCGATCGCCAAGACCAGGGCCGAGT from the Rhodoferax potami genome contains:
- the ilvC gene encoding ketol-acid reductoisomerase; translation: MKVFYDKDCDLSLIKGKTVAIIGYGSQGHAHAQNLNDSGVKVVVGLRKGGASWDKVGKAGLTVMEVNDAVKAADVVMILLPDEQIGEVYTNNVAPNIKQGASLAFAHGFNVHYNQVVPRADLDVWMVAPKAPGHTVRNTYTQGGGVPHLVAVHQDKSGKARDLALSYAMANGGGKAGIIETNFKEETETDLFGEQAVLCGGAVELIKMGYETLVEAGYAPEMAYFECLHELKLIVDLIYEGGIANMNYSISNNAEFGEYVTGPEVINEESRKAMRNALKRIQNGDYAKMFIQEGRLNYPSMTARRRNTADHSIEVVGAQLRAMMPWIAKNKLVDQTRN
- the ilvN gene encoding acetolactate synthase small subunit, with translation MKHIIAVLLENEPGALSRVVGLFSARGYNIESLTVAPTEDPSLSRMTIQTHGSDDVIEQITKHLNRLIEVVKVVDLTEGAYIERELMMVKVRAVGKEREEMKRMADIFRGRIIDVTEKSYTIELTGDQSKNDAFLEAIERTAILETVRTGSSGIGRGERILRV
- a CDS encoding acetolactate synthase 3 catalytic subunit; the protein is MEISKAEIASAASASKSAAVPELRGAEVLVKALQAENVKYIWGYPGGAVLHIYDAFYKQDTIQHVLVRHEQAAVHAADGYARATGDVGVALVTSGPGLTNAVTGIATAYMDSIPMVIISGQVPTHAIGLDAFQECDTVGITRPIVKHNFLVKDAKDMADVMKKAFHIARSGRPGPVVVDIPKDVSFKKVPYHGYPESVEMRSYNPVRKGHGGQIRKALQLLLAAKRPYIYTGGGVLLSNASNELRTLVDMLGYPCTNTLMGLGAYPASDRKFLGMLGMHGTVEANNAMQNCDVLLAVGARFDDRVIGNPKHFAQNERKIIHIDIDPSSISKRVKVDIPIVGDVKDVLNEMIAMIREGSTKPDANALGGWWDTIEGWRKRDCMKYNPGNGDVIKPQFVVETLWNMTKDADTYITSDVGQHQMWAAQYYKFDEPRRWINSGGLGTMGVGIPYAMGIKLAKPQSEVFCITGEGSVQMNIQELSTCLQYNTPIKICSLNNRFLGMVRQWQEVEYEGRYSHSYMDALPNFVKLAEAYGHVGMLIERPQDVEPALREARKLKDRTVFMDFRTDPTENVFPMVQAGKGITEMLLGSEDL
- a CDS encoding RNA polymerase sigma factor, translating into MATEKELSDFLKSVEKRAFKRAAYHVRNDESALDIVQDSMMKLAEHYGHKPVEELPMLFQRILSNSTLDWFRRQKTYSALFSTLSDFESGTEDEDFNLLESLVTDQGGEQAESTETQTERAQTLRSIEEEVLRLPPRQREAFLMRYWEDMDVAETATAMGCSQGSVKTHCSRAVQALGNALRGKGIRL
- a CDS encoding DUF3619 family protein, encoding MKKTVAHRSGADIEKAVARAIASRLHEGAQDLPHDITERLKAARVQAVAKRKIVLEPVSASQAVLASAGQAGMQMGSGFKNLWMQLGSWLPLLALIAGMLVIDTLQDEFSAQEIADVDIQLLTDPLPPAAYTDPGFAQFLRTNQEK
- a CDS encoding DUF3106 domain-containing protein, translated to MKHFSSKLNLIPVGLIAACLVATCLGISAPAHGQTASVLPSVPASTNLNWTALSAGQKIALAPLKDSWDTLADGHRRKWIALSQNFSAMSAADKETLHSRMAEWAALKPKERQQARLNFAETKKTPAADRLSNWEAYQALSQEEKDALARKGAAKPAGAAVAAKAPPPQKLTPVPVTRNSPETHRERLAAQQPVDRNTLLPLAPASKTSSAN
- a CDS encoding RDD family protein, with amino-acid sequence MINGAITPGLWRRMACWIYEGILLFGVVFLAGYIFGTLSQTRYALDNRHALQGFLFLVLGIYFVWFWAHGQTLAMKTWNIRVVGVDGQKITQLRALGRYVLSWVWFLPPLAAVYPFQLSGPEITVICIGWVAVWAILSRFHPQNQFWHDVLAGTRLVHSAPMSR
- a CDS encoding diacylglycerol kinase codes for the protein MPAPSLPPVDPAVNPQKLRRGLSRVLHATRYSWAGLQAGWNETAFRQECILALVLLPASFFIGQTWVECAVLAASVVAVMVVELLNTAVESVVDRVGPEWHSLSKRAKDIGSAAVLLSLLLCAAIWGAALWARFAPHLS
- a CDS encoding P-II family nitrogen regulator, producing the protein MKQITAVVKPFKLEEVREALAECGVTGLTVTEVKGFGRQKGHTELYRGAEYVVDFLPKMKVEVVVKTEDVDRCVDAIVKAAHTGKIGDGKIFVTSVERVVRIRTGEQDESAV